A DNA window from Oncorhynchus tshawytscha isolate Ot180627B linkage group LG13, Otsh_v2.0, whole genome shotgun sequence contains the following coding sequences:
- the LOC112264776 gene encoding 40S ribosomal protein S18 isoform X1, with amino-acid sequence MSLVIPEKFQHILRVLNTNIDGRRKIAFAITAIKGVGRRYAHVVLRKADIDLSKRAGELTDDEVERVVTIMQNPRQYKIPDWFLNRQKDVKDGKYSQVLANGLDNKLREDLERLKKIRAHRGLRHFWGLRVRGQHTKTTGRRGRTVGVSKKK; translated from the exons ATG TCTCTGGTCATTCCTGAGAAGTTCCAGCACATTCTTCGTGTTCTCAACACGAACATTGATGGTAGGAGGAAGATTGCCTTCGCCATCACAGCAATCAAG GGTGTTGGCAGACGATATGCCCATGTTGTCCTGAGGAAGGCTGATATCGACCTCAGCAAGCGGGCTGGAGAACTGACTGATGATGAG GTCGAGAGGGTAGTGACAATTATGCAGAATCCTCGCCAGTACAAAATCCCTGACTGGTTCCTCAACAGACAGAAGGATGTAAAGGATGGCAAGTACAGTCAG GTCCTTGCTAACGGTCTGGATAACAAGCTGAGAGAGGATCTTGAGAGGCTGAAGAAGATCAGGGCTCACCGTGGTCTCAGGCATTTCTGGGG tctgcgTGTGCGTGGCCAGCACACTAAGACCACCGGTCGTCGTGGTCGCACCGTTGGTGTGTCCAAGAAGAAGTAA